The Patescibacteria group bacterium genome segment TGCCCTTGTATACCTCCCCATGGTTGGTGAATCATCACTTCGGCGTTCGGTAGGGCAAAACGTTTTCCACGTTTTCCGGCTGAAAGAAGAATCGCAGCACCCGATGCGGCAACACCGACACAGACAGTTGAAACATCAGGTTTGATGTAATTCATGGTATCGAGCATCGCAAGTGTAGAGGTAACCGAACCTCCCGGTGAGTTGATGTAAAGGGAAATATCCTTTTTCGGATCCTCTGATTCAAGGAAAAGAAGCTGAGCAATAACAATATTGGCTGTATGATCCTCAATCGGACCACCTAAAAAGATAATTCGCTCGCGCAAAAGACGGGAATATATATCATATGCTCGTTCTCCAAATTGTGACTTCTCTATTACTGTAGGTATCAACATGTAATTTAAACAAATTTAATTTTTTGACTTTTTCTTGCCCCGTAGTTGCCAAACGAAATGAAGTATACTATGCGAGGTCAATAACGGTTGGAATAAGCATATGTTGTATAGCTTCTACCTGTTCTATGTTGCTATAGTAGCAGATTGCACCGTAGAGGCAACTTTTAGTTTAAGACTGTTTTTCCAGAAATTGGAATACCTGTTCATTCATAAGTATAGTTTCAGCGTATATTGCTACCCGTTTTCTATCAGCGTCTTTGAAGTGCAAAAGAAGGTGGTTAACTTCTCGCTCAACTGCTTCTTGTGAAGCAGCTAAACTCTCTTTTTTTGCGATGGCATTTAATATCAACTGTAGCTTTGCTCGTTTTTCTGCATCTGTTTTCCATTCTTTTCTTAAATCTTCCGGTGTTTTTTTGATTTTTGCCAGATAGTCGTCAAATGTAATCCTCATTTTTTTGATATCATCTTTGAATTGAGCAAGCATCTTATCAAGTTCGCCTTCAACGAGTATTTTCGGAAGTGGAATATGAGATTTTTCAATAATTGCACTTCCAATACCCATTCTTACTTTTTCTTTTGTGCGGTTTTTCTTCTCACGTTCCATGTTTTCCACTAGTTTTTTTCTAAAATCTGAAACATTCTTAAACGAGCCTATTTTTTTTACAAATTCATCTGTAAGTTCCGGCAATTGCACCCCAGTATCTTTATTTATTCCGTTGCCGTTCTTAATTGCGCTATTCGATGTCGTCGCAAATTGCTTTCTGATGTGGAGAATTGTTTCCTCAATATCTTTATCGGCAACTTCTGTGCTCGATGGTTTTTGAGAACGTACTATCTCCATTGCTATAGTTTTGTAGTCGGGAAGTGTGATATTGGGGAGTACTGCGGTGCGTATTATAAAACCTATTGGATTACCAGGAGCGAGCTTCGTGATAGAAATTTTTGGTTTACCGATTACAGCAAGTTTATGCTCCTCTACTAACGTTGGGTACAGGTCGGAAAGTACAAGTTCTGCAGTTTCTTCAAGAATAGCCTTTTCCCCAACGGCGCGAATCAAAACAGGTTCTGGAACATGCCCTTTTCTAAAACCTGAGATTGTGGCACTTTCTCCAATTTTGGACAACGCTTTTTTTCGGTATCGAAGAGTTGCATCCTTTGATATCTCACCTTTTAACTCAACTTCAGATATCTCGGTATGCTTTTGTATTTCTATATTATCGCAGATTGTTTCGCTCTTGTTCATCCCGCTTAGAGGTGGGGCGCGGACACAAATTGTCCATCCCTCAATAATATATTAATAATATTCGACTTTTTGATTATATATTTCATATTACTTACGCGTCCGTGACCTCTAACGGGATTCATATTCAACAGATTAGTACGCACTAGAATTCAATACAATGTGGAGTGTACCGCCTCATATGATTACTGGCAAGCGCGATAGTAGGTATACTGGGCAGTATGATATAAAAAACCCCACATTCCAGGTGGAGGTTTTTTATATCGTAATGAATGAGTTTCTAAATGTTTCCCACTTCTGTCCCAATGTTTTCAAGCTCACTATCAATGTTATCTAAATCGGTATTGAGAAGATCTCGTTCAATATCAGCTATACTGTCTGAAGAACCCTGTTTCTGGAGGGCATTAAGTGCGGGGTCGTCCTGATTCAGTATCTCAACTCCAGTCATATCCAGTGCATTTTTTTTGCTCAACTCTGCACTCCAAAAGTAGAAACCACCGAGAATAATAACTGAGACAATAATCGCAACGCCGACTACAGGACCAATTGGTTTATCTTTTTGTTTTTCACCGTTTTCATTAGAAGCAGGAGGAGAAGCAGCAGGAGGCGTCTCAGATTGTTGCGTCTGCTCTCCTTCATTGGCATTGGTTTGGTTTATTTTGTTTTGTTCGTCCATGTTGTTATATGTTACGTATAATTGCTACTCGGTAGTATCGGTACTTGTATTATTTGTATCATCTGATTCGTCTGGTTCATTACCATCACTATTGCCAACACCTCCAGCTGCTTTGATGATTCGGATGGCATCGACAAGACTTTGGTGAGCGCTCTTCAAAACATCTTTACCGATACCTATTTGGCTACGGATGTCGACCAGTTGTTCTCCAGGGTTGTCAGATTCGAGAATGCCAACAATAGTAGCTTCAATTTCACCTACCACAGTATACGACGCGGCAATTTCCACTCGTGCGTCATCGAGTTTATTCAGAGCGTCTGAGAGATCGAGACCCTGATTGGTGAGTGTGTCTATTCGCGACTGCATTCTTTCAGCCAGTCTGTCCAATCGGTCAAATGCAGCGATAAATCTGTTTATAATACGCTCTGTATAAGCATGAGCCCTCTCTCGGGCTAGCCCCTTTTTTCTCTCAGCAATCAATTCTCGTTGTTCAAGATGGCTTTCTTCCAATATTTTTTTCCGTTCCACTCGATTCTCTCTGAGTAATTGAGTTCGATCGGTGCGATGTTGTTCAAACAGGACTCGAGCATCACCTCTCATTTCGTCAAGTTTCAAATGCAACTCTTCTCGGTTTTCTCCACTTCTTTCTTCAAGTAGAGTTCTAATCTCGACTTTTCTTATATCAATAGCATTGCGAAAATCTGTTCTTTGCAATTCCAAGTTAGATTTTACATCAAGTCTTTGTACTTTCAATCTGTCTCGCAAAAGACTTCTTGCTGCATCAATCTCTGTTTTGTCAATCAACCTCTCTCGTTCTCCTATAGCTG includes the following:
- the clpP gene encoding ATP-dependent Clp endopeptidase proteolytic subunit ClpP, whose translation is MLIPTVIEKSQFGERAYDIYSRLLRERIIFLGGPIEDHTANIVIAQLLFLESEDPKKDISLYINSPGGSVTSTLAMLDTMNYIKPDVSTVCVGVAASGAAILLSAGKRGKRFALPNAEVMIHQPWGGIQGQATDIEITAKHILSVKDKLNKILAKNTNQTLAQVEKDVDRDFFMNTEEAKKYGIVDQILKSNGDKKGK